Proteins encoded within one genomic window of Streptomyces taklimakanensis:
- a CDS encoding glutamate-5-semialdehyde dehydrogenase — MSSASQTSPVIDTARRAKEAAAVLAPLPRTARDGALLAVADALEARADEIVAANAGDVAKARAAGAPDGIVDRLTLTPERIAAIAADVRDVVALPDPVGEVVRGSTLPNGLELRQVRVPLGVVGIVYEARPNVTVDAAALCLKSGNAVLLRGSSSAHASNAALVEVLRDAVSSAGLPADAVQLVPGESRDSVRELMRARGLVDVLIPRGGASLIKTVVEESTVPVIETGTGNCHVYVDERADLDMAVEILVNSKAQRPSVCNAAETVLVHTGIADAFLPRALAALEKAGVTVHGDEAWVKAGEAEGVTVVPADEEDWATEYLSHDIAAAVVPSLDAAVDHIRRWTSGHTEAIVTADTAAARRFVSLVDSTAVMVNASTRFTDGGQFGFGAEIGISTQKLHARGPMGLPELTSTKYVVTGEGHVRS, encoded by the coding sequence ATGAGCAGCGCATCGCAGACCTCGCCCGTCATCGACACCGCCCGCCGCGCGAAGGAGGCGGCCGCCGTGCTCGCCCCACTGCCGCGCACCGCACGGGACGGCGCGCTGCTCGCCGTCGCCGACGCGCTCGAGGCCCGCGCGGACGAGATCGTCGCGGCCAACGCGGGGGACGTGGCCAAGGCCCGCGCCGCCGGCGCCCCGGACGGAATCGTCGACCGGCTCACCCTCACCCCCGAGCGGATCGCCGCCATCGCCGCCGACGTGCGCGACGTGGTGGCCCTGCCCGACCCGGTCGGCGAGGTGGTGCGCGGTTCCACGCTCCCCAACGGTCTGGAGCTTCGCCAGGTGCGGGTGCCGCTGGGCGTGGTCGGCATCGTCTACGAGGCCCGGCCCAACGTCACCGTGGACGCCGCCGCGCTCTGCCTGAAGTCCGGCAACGCGGTGCTGTTGCGGGGGTCGTCCTCCGCCCACGCCTCCAACGCCGCCCTGGTGGAGGTGCTCCGCGACGCGGTGTCCTCCGCCGGCCTGCCCGCCGACGCCGTCCAGCTGGTGCCCGGCGAGAGCCGTGACAGCGTCAGGGAGCTGATGCGCGCCCGCGGCCTGGTGGACGTGCTGATCCCGCGCGGCGGTGCCTCCCTGATCAAGACGGTGGTCGAGGAGTCCACCGTCCCGGTCATCGAGACCGGCACCGGCAACTGCCACGTCTACGTGGACGAGCGCGCCGACCTCGACATGGCCGTGGAGATCCTGGTCAACTCCAAGGCGCAGCGCCCCAGCGTCTGCAACGCCGCCGAGACCGTGCTGGTGCACACCGGCATCGCCGACGCCTTCCTGCCCCGTGCCCTGGCCGCCCTGGAGAAGGCCGGCGTGACGGTCCACGGCGACGAGGCGTGGGTGAAGGCGGGCGAGGCCGAGGGCGTGACGGTGGTGCCCGCCGACGAGGAGGACTGGGCCACCGAGTACCTCTCCCACGACATCGCCGCCGCCGTGGTGCCCTCCCTGGACGCCGCCGTGGACCACATCCGCCGCTGGACCTCCGGTCACACCGAGGCCATCGTCACCGCCGACACCGCCGCGGCCCGCCGCTTCGTGTCGCTGGTGGACTCCACCGCGGTCATGGTCAACGCCTCCACCCGCTTCACCGACGGCGGCCAGTTCGGTTTCGGCGCCGAGATCGGCATCTCCACCCAGAAGCTGCACGCCCGCGGTCCGATGGGCCTGCCCGAGCTGACCTCGACGAAGTACGTGGTCACGGGCGAGGGGCACGTGCGGAGCTGA
- the proB gene encoding glutamate 5-kinase, producing MAAAEQDLRPDVRDARRIVVKIGSSSLTTAAGGLDADRVDALVDVIARHLAAPAAAGSGGGGKELVLVSSGAIAAGLAPLGLDRRPRDLARQQAAASVGQGLLVARYTASFARYGRRVGQVLLTSDDTSRRAHYRNAYRTLDQLLAMGAVPIVNENDTVATDEIRFGDNDRLAALVAHLVRADLLVLLSDVDGLYDGDPTTPGTSLIREVRGPDDLAGVEIGSAGRAGVGTGGMVTKVEAADIAAAAGVPVVLTSATRAADALAGRPVGTYFHRTGRRSAGRLLWLAHASTPRGALVLDEGAVRAVVERRTSLLPAGLAGVEGDFSAGDPVELKDVSGRAVARGLVNFDAREIPRLIGRSTRDLARELGPAYEREVVHRDDLVLLRRRPAEPTAEHSARDR from the coding sequence GTGGCAGCGGCAGAACAGGATCTTCGGCCGGACGTACGGGACGCCCGCAGGATCGTGGTGAAGATCGGGTCGTCCTCGCTCACCACGGCCGCGGGCGGACTGGACGCGGACCGGGTGGACGCGCTGGTGGACGTGATCGCCCGACACCTGGCCGCCCCCGCGGCCGCCGGGAGCGGCGGAGGCGGCAAGGAGCTGGTGCTGGTCTCCTCCGGCGCCATCGCCGCCGGGCTCGCGCCGCTGGGGTTGGACCGCCGCCCCCGCGACCTCGCCCGCCAGCAGGCCGCCGCCAGCGTCGGCCAGGGTCTGTTGGTGGCCCGCTACACGGCCTCCTTCGCCCGGTACGGACGACGCGTCGGACAGGTGCTGCTGACGTCGGACGACACCAGTCGGCGCGCCCACTACCGCAACGCCTACCGCACCCTCGACCAGCTCCTGGCCATGGGCGCGGTGCCGATCGTCAACGAGAACGACACCGTTGCGACCGACGAGATCCGGTTCGGCGACAACGACCGACTGGCCGCGCTGGTGGCCCACCTCGTCCGTGCCGACCTGCTGGTCCTCCTCTCCGACGTGGACGGTCTCTACGACGGGGACCCGACCACCCCCGGCACCTCCCTCATCCGGGAGGTGCGCGGGCCGGACGACCTGGCGGGCGTGGAGATCGGCAGCGCGGGCCGGGCCGGGGTCGGCACCGGCGGCATGGTCACCAAGGTCGAGGCGGCCGACATCGCCGCCGCGGCCGGCGTCCCCGTGGTGCTCACCTCCGCCACGCGGGCCGCCGACGCGCTCGCCGGACGGCCCGTCGGCACGTACTTCCACCGCACCGGACGCCGCTCGGCCGGCCGGCTGCTGTGGCTGGCCCACGCCTCCACACCGCGCGGCGCGCTGGTGCTGGACGAGGGCGCGGTGCGCGCCGTGGTCGAGCGGCGCACCTCACTGCTGCCGGCGGGCCTGGCGGGGGTCGAGGGCGATTTCTCGGCGGGCGACCCGGTCGAGTTGAAGGACGTCTCCGGCCGCGCGGTCGCCCGTGGGCTGGTCAACTTCGACGCCCGCGAGATCCCCCGTCTGATCGGCCGCTCCACCCGCGACCTCGCCCGTGAGCTCGGCCCCGCGTACGAGCGCGAGGTGGTCCACCGCGACGACCTGGTCCTGCTGCGTCGCCGACCGGCGGAACCGACGGCCGAACACTCCGCGCGCGACCGGTGA
- the galE gene encoding UDP-glucose 4-epimerase GalE, whose amino-acid sequence MTWMVTGGAGYIGAHVVRAMAADGQRVVVYDDLSTGDAARVPQDVPLVRGTVLDRAALDAAIRDHGVTGVVHIAAKKQVPESVARPLHYYRENVTGLQTLLEAVADAGVRRLVFSSSAAVYGMPDVDLVTEDTPCAPVNPYGETKLAGEWMVKAAGAAHGIGNVSLRYFNVAGAATPELGDTGVSNLVPMVFERLEAGGAPRIFGDDYDTPDGTCVRDFVHVRDIASAHLAAARRLTEAAGEDASDGPLSLVLNIGRGEGVSVRDMVERICKTTGHEDTRPEVHDRRPGDPARVVASADRIRAELGWSARHGVEEMIESAWAGWRLRHP is encoded by the coding sequence ATGACGTGGATGGTGACAGGCGGAGCCGGGTACATCGGGGCTCACGTCGTCCGGGCGATGGCGGCCGACGGGCAGCGGGTCGTGGTCTACGACGACCTGTCGACCGGTGACGCGGCCCGGGTCCCGCAGGACGTGCCCCTGGTCAGAGGCACCGTCCTGGACCGGGCGGCACTGGACGCGGCGATCCGCGACCACGGGGTGACCGGCGTCGTCCACATCGCCGCCAAGAAGCAGGTGCCGGAGTCCGTGGCCCGCCCCCTGCACTACTACCGGGAGAACGTGACCGGTCTCCAGACCCTGCTGGAGGCGGTCGCGGACGCGGGCGTGCGCCGCCTCGTCTTCTCCTCCTCGGCCGCCGTCTACGGCATGCCCGACGTGGACCTCGTCACGGAGGACACCCCGTGCGCCCCGGTCAACCCCTACGGGGAGACCAAGCTGGCGGGCGAGTGGATGGTGAAGGCGGCCGGTGCGGCGCACGGCATCGGCAACGTGTCGCTGCGCTACTTCAACGTGGCCGGTGCCGCCACGCCCGAACTCGGCGACACCGGGGTGTCCAACCTCGTGCCGATGGTCTTCGAGCGGTTGGAGGCGGGTGGGGCGCCCCGGATCTTCGGGGACGACTACGACACGCCGGACGGCACCTGCGTGCGGGACTTCGTCCACGTCCGGGACATCGCCTCCGCGCACCTGGCCGCCGCCCGCAGGCTGACGGAGGCGGCGGGGGAGGACGCGTCCGACGGGCCCCTCTCCCTGGTGCTGAACATCGGACGGGGCGAGGGCGTCTCGGTCCGGGACATGGTGGAGCGCATCTGCAAGACCACCGGCCACGAGGACACGCGCCCCGAGGTCCACGACCGCCGTCCCGGGGATCCGGCGCGGGTGGTGGCCTCGGCCGACCGGATCCGCGCGGAGCTGGGCTGGTCGGCCCGGCACGGTGTCGAGGAGATGATCGAGTCCGCCTGGGCGGGCTGGCGGCTGCGCCACCCCTGA
- a CDS encoding bifunctional glycosyltransferase/CDP-glycerol:glycerophosphate glycerophosphotransferase → MPRFTLVVPAFKVQGYLPACMDSILEQDFGDFEVVAVDDCSPDASGEILDRYAARDDRVRVLHLPRNVGLGRARNAGLEQARGDYVLFLDSDDTLTPGSLAAVAERIDATGDPDVVIYDYARTYWDGRVLRNQRADLLSESGPAVFSLEQRPELLDLLQIVWNKAYRRDFVEEHGFRFPPGYYEDAPWTFCSLITAKRIAVLDRICVHYRQRRQGGNILRTVSRKHFDVFDQYERIFSYVDEHPELDHWRPHLFRKMVDHYITILDRPGRLPQSARSEFFRRATADYRRRKPEGFVRPGGRRGQKYRLIALGSYPALAGFKVAGRTRAALGRRGRRHVQGAKRQVKNAHYRAQLRLPLDEKLAVFSAYWSRSHSCNPAAIDAELARLAPDVRRLWVIRAGDAHKVPAGVEKVLLGSREYWTAMARAKYLVNNVNFGDSVVKREGQVHVQTHHGTPLKSMGLDQRDYPGSAHGMDFEKLLARCDRWDYSISSNRHSTAVWERVYPCSYTSLETGYPRNDVLVNATAREVAAARRELGLADGTTAVLYTPTHREYESSFVPRLDLARFAEQLGPDTTLLVRGHYFYDPSSRTAALREDGRIVDVSAHPVVEKLYLAADALVTDYSSAMFDYANLDRPIVIYAPDWEIYKVVRGTYFDLPAEPPGPVAGTQDELAEILTSGAWNDGESARLRTAFRARFCDFDDGRAAERVVRHVFLGEDLADLPPIVPLSERRTAPTPAQAVASVETV, encoded by the coding sequence TTGCCGCGCTTCACGCTCGTGGTGCCCGCCTTCAAGGTGCAGGGTTACCTGCCGGCCTGCATGGACTCGATCCTGGAGCAGGACTTCGGCGACTTCGAGGTCGTGGCGGTCGACGACTGCTCACCGGACGCATCGGGGGAGATCCTCGACCGGTACGCCGCCCGGGACGACCGGGTCCGCGTCCTGCACCTGCCCCGGAACGTGGGACTCGGCCGCGCCCGCAACGCCGGTCTGGAGCAGGCGCGCGGCGACTACGTGCTGTTCCTCGACAGCGACGACACCCTCACCCCCGGCTCCCTGGCCGCCGTCGCCGAGCGGATCGACGCCACGGGCGACCCCGACGTCGTGATCTACGACTACGCCCGCACCTACTGGGACGGTCGGGTGCTGCGCAACCAGCGCGCCGACCTGCTGAGCGAGAGCGGCCCCGCCGTCTTCTCCCTGGAACAGCGCCCCGAACTGCTCGACCTCCTCCAGATCGTCTGGAACAAGGCCTACCGCCGGGACTTCGTCGAGGAGCACGGCTTCCGGTTCCCCCCCGGCTACTACGAGGACGCCCCCTGGACGTTCTGCTCGCTGATCACGGCCAAGCGCATCGCCGTGCTGGACCGAATATGCGTGCACTACCGGCAGCGGCGGCAGGGCGGCAACATCCTGCGCACGGTCAGCCGCAAGCACTTCGACGTCTTCGACCAGTACGAGCGGATCTTCTCCTACGTCGACGAGCACCCCGAGCTCGACCACTGGCGGCCCCACCTGTTCCGCAAGATGGTCGACCACTACATCACCATCCTCGACCGCCCGGGACGGCTGCCCCAGTCGGCCCGGTCCGAGTTCTTCCGTCGGGCCACGGCGGACTACCGCCGCCGGAAGCCGGAGGGCTTCGTCCGTCCGGGCGGCAGACGCGGCCAGAAGTACCGCCTGATCGCGCTCGGCAGCTACCCGGCGCTGGCCGGGTTCAAGGTGGCGGGCCGCACCCGGGCCGCCCTGGGCCGGCGCGGACGCCGGCACGTGCAGGGCGCCAAGCGCCAGGTCAAGAACGCGCACTACCGCGCGCAACTGCGGCTGCCCCTGGACGAGAAGCTGGCCGTCTTCTCCGCCTACTGGAGCCGGTCCCACTCCTGCAACCCCGCCGCGATCGACGCCGAACTGGCCCGCCTGGCGCCCGACGTCCGCAGGCTGTGGGTGATCCGGGCCGGGGACGCCCACAAGGTTCCCGCGGGCGTGGAGAAGGTCCTGCTGGGCTCACGCGAGTACTGGACGGCCATGGCCCGCGCGAAGTACCTGGTGAACAACGTCAACTTCGGCGACTCCGTGGTCAAGCGCGAGGGTCAGGTGCACGTCCAGACCCACCACGGCACCCCGCTGAAGTCGATGGGTCTGGACCAGCGCGACTACCCCGGCTCCGCGCACGGCATGGACTTCGAGAAGCTGCTGGCCCGCTGTGACCGCTGGGACTACAGCATCTCCTCCAACCGCCACTCCACCGCCGTCTGGGAGCGGGTCTACCCCTGCTCCTACACCTCCCTGGAGACCGGCTACCCGCGCAACGACGTTCTGGTCAACGCCACCGCCCGGGAGGTGGCGGCCGCCCGCCGCGAGCTGGGGCTGGCCGACGGCACCACCGCCGTCCTCTACACCCCCACCCACCGCGAGTACGAGTCGTCCTTCGTGCCGCGCCTGGACCTGGCGCGGTTCGCGGAGCAGTTGGGGCCCGACACCACCCTGCTGGTGCGCGGCCACTACTTCTACGACCCCTCCTCCCGGACGGCCGCGCTGCGCGAGGACGGCCGGATCGTCGACGTCTCCGCGCACCCGGTGGTGGAGAAGCTCTACCTCGCCGCGGACGCGCTGGTGACCGACTACTCGTCGGCCATGTTCGACTACGCCAACCTGGACCGCCCGATCGTGATCTACGCCCCCGACTGGGAGATCTACAAGGTGGTCCGCGGCACCTACTTCGACCTGCCGGCGGAGCCACCCGGACCGGTGGCCGGCACCCAGGACGAACTGGCGGAGATCCTGACCTCGGGGGCCTGGAACGACGGCGAGTCCGCCCGTCTGCGCACCGCCTTCCGGGCGCGTTTCTGCGACTTCGACGACGGCCGCGCCGCGGAAAGAGTGGTGCGTCACGTCTTCCTGGGCGAGGACCTCGCCGACCTCCCCCCTATCGTTCCCCTGAGCGAGCGTCGCACGGCACCCACTCCCGCCCAGGCCGTAGCTTCGGTCGAAACGGTCTGA